Within Sorghum bicolor cultivar BTx623 chromosome 2, Sorghum_bicolor_NCBIv3, whole genome shotgun sequence, the genomic segment TGCCTATGTTTCTACCTCAAGTAACATCTAAACAACTAggctttttttttgagaaaccaAGTCAGTATGTCAATAGCAGTATCCAGTAACAACTAGGCTATTTTTGCGAAACCATGTCAGTATGGCAATAGCAGTATTATTGTACAACACATAAGCAACcattctccaatgtgagttagCAAAATAACTTACCCATGTGACTAAACTTTGTTGTCCTCGAGGCATTGTGTGATCTACTGGTTTCCTTCCAGTCAAAAGTTCCAAAAGAACTACACCAAAGCTGTAGACATCGCTTTTCTGTGTCAGCTGACCAGTCATAGCATATCTGTACCAAGTAGCACCAAATTAGAAAGGCAGAAAGAAAATCAGGGCTTCAAATATTTCTACAGTTCATGCATAAAAAAAACTATTTTCACCACAATGTTACAACACAAATTCTTGATCTTGCTAGATTTATGTTAATGTAACCCTAGCATTAGTTGATTAATTAGTTATGATATGAAGCAACATTAATAACAGATCAACCAATGTAACCAATCCAAAATAGCGAATCAAGGGCAGAAACAAATGTaagcttggtattcaaaagtttcaaaagttcacggataaaaaatatatatatttttgccaCAATGTTTCAACATAAATCATTGATCCTGCTAGATTTGTTACTGTAAACCTATCATTAGTTGATTAATTAATTATGATATGAAGCAACACCAATAACAGATCAACCAATGTagtaaatccaaaataactaatCAAGGGCAGAAACAAATGTAAGCCtggtattcaaaagttccaaaagaaatgtcagCATGTCTTGATAGCAAAAGAAAATGCAAGACATGAACAAAGCATGCAACCCACATTATCTTGGGCACACTACTGAAATCAAGAAAACACCTtaacaaacaaaaaaacaaaaaaaatcaagaaaacaaaacaaaagggaGGCGAGCCCCTTGCACACTAGGTTAAAGTATAAatggtactccctccatcccaaattgtaagtgattccaagaatcttggagagtcaaacttttgtaaatttgaccaaatttatatgataaaataataactattatgataccaactaaatatcattagattctcccttaattatattttcatagtatactcactttacgttacaaaccttagtatttctctctataattttggtcaaacgtgaaaatgctttgactctccaagattcttggaatgacttacaatttgggatggaggagtACTGATTTTTTGTCTCGGGCGCGTTTCttcttttttgggggggggggggggggtggtgtTGTATGGGTGCTTTTCACTTCTTAATAGAATGATGCGCAGCTCTCCTGCATTTTTCGAggaaaattttttttgcaatgtGAAGTTCTGCAAAAGGCTTTTTCCAGTGTGGTGTTTCTTTCCTGATTGCTGCTCTCCTTTACAGTTAGTTTTCTTTCTTAGTTTTCTTTCTTCCCTTGGTTTTCCATTTGGCTTAGGTTGCTTCCcctatattttttaatattcACAGCAGGTCCTGTCAGTTTACATCCAAAAAAGTTCTGTGGGCTCCAAAATGTGTACTAAATCCATATATAGTGGAATTTGGTAATACATGGAATACGATAGCCAGTAGCACATGGCAAATTATCGTTTTCAGGTGGCCTTCTAGGATGTTAAAATACACTATCTTGACATATTAGTTTTGTTGTTCAACATTCTTAAAAATGAAATAATCAAGCACATGTACTAGAGTTTTCTTTTAGTCAACACAGGTAGCAATCTTTTGAAATATTGAAAATAAAAGGGACTAAAGACCCAAAGATTATCAGAAGGTCAGGTTCAATACTGATGGTATTTAATATTTGCTATCAGTTCAAGAAAACCTACTGTGACTGCTGACTGTAATATATTATCAGTGCCGCACTGGGTAACCTTGTGTGAAAAAGAATCCCAATGGTGCCTCCACAGAAACAACTATTGTACACAAATGAAAATCAGGTAATGTGGTAGCTATGTCACTATATGATGGCATGTCCACTTTACAAGCGGTTAAGTTAATATACAATGGGAAATCACCACCAAAACACGAGCTTATATGAATATAACATATATGTATATAGCCATTGTTTTCATTAATATATTGCAGCAGTAAGTGATCTTTTCAAGATATGTAGTTACAAGTGATTTAGAGTATAATTGTGCAAACTCGTCATAATATTCTTCATCATCTACATAGCCAAGGTCCAGCTTTTCTCAATAGCCATGCATTTCATTCTATTCTATTAACCAAATGGCACAAGTAAAACGCTGGCCAACTGATTCCATACAGATTCAGTGCCTCACCAACCCATGTACTGTTGTCATGCAGGGGTTCGTGCCTTGCAAGTACATTGGTCTGGCTTTGTTAATGGAACTAATGATTTCAAAAACAGTAATGTTATAAATCAGCATACTTGCTAGTGCATGTGTTAGAAGTACTTGTACTTGTATGTATCCTCATAAGAAAGTAGAATTCAACATCTTTGATATGTAATACTATGCAGATAGATGACGGCTAGGGAAAACAAAAGATGGCCATAGGTTTTTATATGTACTTATGTGCATAAACGACTGCAGGAAGAAAAGTGACCCAAAGGTTGACTAGCATCATAGTTACCAGGTAAATTGACCTTGACTTGATTCACAGTACATGGTATGGGTTCAATTCTACATTTAGGTGGAAAAATTCTATGGCATCGGTGTGTTCCATATTCCTTGCAACCGTGGTACAGATAAATAATTTTCTGTTCAACATAAGGATCAAGAGTATTAGTTAGGGCAGCCATTTGTCTTTCGACAGAGGCTGCCTGTACATGGGTTTGCAATATGGTTTTCATTTTCTTCAAAAAGAAAATGTGCCTTCAGTTGTTGGCATGCATGTGTGCTTCCAAACTGCCACATCTTTGAAGAATGATGTCAATAATAACCTTTTTTATGAAAGCTTGAACCATGATAACTTAAGTAACAAAACTACCAGTTACATAtttcacaacaaaaaaaaaagacatagCAATCAACAAGATAAGCATGCTAAAATATAGTAGCTAATAACATGAGCACAATTGCACAAACTACCAGTTAAATAATTATAAAGAATATAAAGTCATTAAGGTGGCAGTCAGGGCTTAACTAAACTGGCATGAAAGCTACACTAAGTTCAAGGTATGAACTAGGAAACCTACAGTTGCACTGAGAAAGCTGTAGTCAGAGTAACATTGATGAAGATGAATGTGCCACAAAGAAGATAATTATTATGAATAAGGATTAGACAATTACTCAGGTGCGTGATATCCAAAAGTTCCCAATACACGAGTTGAATGGAGCCGAGCTGCCATATCTGGTGCTTGGTTCAAAAGATTGAAGTCTGCAATTTTTGCCTTGAAATCCTCAAACAGCAGTACATTGCTTGATCTGATGTCCCGATGGATGATTGAAGGCTGAACCTTTTCATGCAGATATTCTATACCTTTTGCAGCCTCAATAGCAATTTTGACCCTTTGCATCCAGTCAAGTACAGGTCCAGGCTGCGCGCCTTGAACGCCTTTTCTTCCTGTTGTATAAAGGAATATGATGTAGATTCATCACAGATGATATGACATCCTATGTGTGCACATGTGACATGAAAAGGGTACTGGGTGCTTAATGTCTTACCATGTAAAACATCATGAAGCGAACCCATGGTTGCAAATTCATATGCAAGTATACGATAATTCCCATCCACACAGTAACCCAACATCTCAACAAGATTTTCATGTTTTAGCTTTGATGCCAGTGAGACCTGCAACACAGAGAACATATGTATTTTCTCATGCTTCCCCTTCTGACATTATCAACTACGTATGAGGAATATGAACACAAAGTCAAGAAGCTTAAAGTGCTGTCAGTGCTCACCTGTTTCAGGAACTCATCATTAGGCTCATTTTCAGATGCATCAAGCTTTTTAACTGCCGCTTGCCTCCCATCATCCAAAGTAGCATGATACACTCGTCCATAAGAACCTTCACCAATCAGAGCGCTTGATCCAAAATCATCAGTCTTTTGTTTCAAATCATCCAACGACAATTCAGGGACATCAATTGTAGGAGGGGAGAACTCTGGCTCAGGTTGACTAACAGGAGGTTTTGAAGACTTCTGCTTGgctgaaaagataaaagttaaaTCAGCAAAGACTCGAGATATAAATGATGTAGCTAAAAGACATTTAGTAGTTAAtacatactccctctgttccaaatcataagacgttttggcttttcaagatacattgcttttactatgtatctagacatagtgtatatctaagtgcatagcaaaagatATGTATCTAGAAAGCCAAAACatattataatttggaatggagggagtaggtcTCAAATTAGTCATTCAAACAAATTCTAGCAAAAAACCTTGGAAACTTCTGTGCAAAGAGACACAGGCAGCGCACATGCAATAAGACAAATAACACCTTGGCGGACAACACAAGgaagaataaaaataaaagacatGTATTATGAGCATTGTACAACTTGGGTCCcttaaaaagaaaaggagattggTCAATGCTAAGCAGATATATGACATAGTAAAAACTAGGTATGGTGTTCCAATACTTCTTTGTCTAGTGTCTACCTTCCAACACAATGAATTAGGTCCCCCAAAAAAGAACAGGGGCAAACCGTGCAACCCAAAGGTAACAAGTAGAAATAGGGTTCCGACACAGTTTTTTCTGCATAGACAGGTGTGTATATGTGATATGAGAAACACTATAATGAGATTTTTGCATCTGATGACTCATGTTCAAGCATTTTATATAGAGAACAATATGATGGCATCTTTGTATCTGCTATCTACACATTTGATATAGGAAACTAAGACGTAACCTTGTATTTGCCAGTCTTAAAATTATTCTAAGAAACACTATGGTACCATTGAATTTTCTCTGCGTTAATTTGGTATGAGAAACACTATGATGGTTGACTTCTATATCAAGTTACTGGCCACTAGTCCCCAAAGTCATATCTAAAATTCTTGATCTACCTCATCTGTATGTGTATATCCAGCAATAATCTGATTCATATTAAAGAATATGAAAACTTTCTGTGAATGGCCAGAAAACTGCTTCCAGCTATTCTTCAGACTGAATAATACTGAAGTTTCCAAATTCCCATGAAGCGCCAAGAGAGAACAATAGGTCGGTTCCTATGTAACCTTCAACTGGCCCAATCATACCAGAATTCACAAGACAAGCATTGAAAGCAAGCAACGTACGGTCTATCTTATTGCTCTGAGTTTTGGCCTGTTCCATGTCGTGGCCATCTTCCTCGTCATCAACATGGCAGTTACAACATAACCACTTCATATCGCCGTCCCGTCACCTGTCGCCACTTCAGTACATGCAACAAAAACGCAAAACAGAGTTAGGCATAAATGGAAAGTTTCAGAAATAAGGCATTCCTCACACACAGCCACAGCATGGCTACATGCAACCAATCCGTCAATAGGTACCGGGCGTACAATCCGTCCGTACTCATCACACAAATTTAGTAAGGCGGTTAGCATGAATGCTAGACCTATTTGATGTGCGAGCTAACAAATCTGTTCACATAAATAGCAGGCCCATAGCAGTCCAAGTCTGAGAATAATTTCAAGAAAGCCAGTACCATTTTGTTCCTCTTTCAAGAGGGTTTGGGGTTATCCATTTCTGACAGTATCCACTATTCAGGTGAGTGAACGAGTGATTGCAGCAATGCGGGTCGCTTTCAGCCAGCCCTTTTCCAGAAGCGCGTGGAGAGCAGTACTAGTACATCCTGGAACCGGAAGGAGAttccaagaaaaaaaaatcccacTACAAGACCAAGTTCCTGCTATTACCAGGGGCGACCTttggtgtttccaccaatcccAAAAGGAAACTAATCATTATGCATACTGCTACCAGTACTTGTCCGTCCACCACGCATCAATCAAGCGAAGCAAATCCATGGACCCGGAAGGGGATTGGATTGGAGGAGCGCTCGCGCATCTGCCCCTAGCAAGGAAGATTTGGATTCGAGGGCACACAAGCGTAGAAAAGAGATAATCTCTAGAAACTGAACTGATCTCAACTCCAAAAAGCAAGCAAGCAGTCAATCCGAGGAAGAAAATAGTTAGGGCTTCCTTACCAGCGACCGACGATACCAGTCGAGGTCCCGTCGGGACGGACGGCCGGAGGGAGGGGCGGAGGGATCCTCGCTTAGCGCCGGCACCTGCGACGGAGGCGGAGGACGAGCAGAAGGGAAAGACGCTGCGGACTGCGGTGCGTGCTGTCCCCAAGTGAAACTGGAAAGTCTGGGCGAGCCGTGCGGGGCGCGTGTCTCGGCGGAACACAGGGGAGTGAATGGTGCGACCTGCGGGACCACACAGCAGACCCCTTctctgctttttttttttttctttctttcatttTCTTTTCCCCATTGGATTTGGACTGGATGGACTCACGGACGGCAAAATATTCAGTGCAATCTAAAAGTTTAGAAAAGCAGCCAATGCAGCCGTGGGAGATTTAAAATTTGGAAGAGTTTCAGGGTCTCCCGAAGCAGGACTCTTATCTTAAAATATACCCACTTCGTACCCATAaaaaagtcgtttaggacaacgaCACGTGGTGTATACAGtatatatacttttatgaaagtatttttcaagacaaatctattcatatgattttcatatttataaattcaacaacttaaaatttatttataatttacattctcaatgtttgatacaaaccttgtccaaaacgactttctttatggaTATGGAGGAAGTACATTAGGATTCCTCAACAACCTTAACTATGCAGGTAGACTAACTTACATTCAATCTGTCCTTTCTGCTATTCATGTTTACTATATGGCCACCATTCTCTTCTCCAAGTCCTTTATTGCTGACCTGACTACAATCATTAAAAGATTTTAGTGGGCAGGTATTCAGGATGAGAATGCTACTAATTCTATCCATTTCAGATCTTGGGAGGACATCTGCCAATCACGAGACAATGGAGGTCCTGGCATAAGAGATCTGCATCTCGTTAACAAAAGCCTTATTATGCATACGGCTTACAACATAGCTATCAACAAAAACCCTTTCCTAACGGCAGTGATCAAAGCTAAATATTATCCTAATGCTTCTTTTGGGACGACTACTAATACAGGCACCGGATCTGCCTTTTGGTCTTCTATCTTGTAGGTCAAAAAGAAATTTTCTGACAATGTACAGCTCCAACTCCACCAAGGCAACAACTCCATCTGGTCCATCCCTTGGTGCAACATCTGGAATTCCATCCATGACCACCTTCTACTCTCAGTCACTACACAACCCCTTCCTGACATTATCAGTGACCTTTGGTACCCCAACACCCACCAATGGAACATTCACCTCCTCAATACTACTTTTGACAATCAAACTGTCCAACAAATCCTTGCTACTCCCACTGTTCACAAAGCAGCCAGTAACATCCTCAGATGGACTCCTGCTAAGGATGGAATAGGATCCTCCAAAGCTATTTACAATTACCTCTCTGCTTCCAATAACATCCAGCTTCCTTCTACAGGTGCTAGAAGCATCGCTCCTCAACCAAAAAGAATTTTATGCAGGGTTTGGAGGTCCAAAAGTATCCCTCCCATCATTAAAATTTTTACCTGGAGACTCATTAGAAGAGCACTTCCACTACAGAAAGAGCCACCAGATTCTCCACTACAGGTGACAACAGGTGTGACAAATGCAATATGATTGAAAATGACTCCCACCTTTTTTCCATTGCATTTTGCCAGCACAGGTATGGCTTACAACAAACCCATCTATCAACACAACCAATTTTTCTTAGAAGGTCGATGGTATCCAAAATACTCTGTCTCTCATAATCAATGACAACACTATGACTCTTTACTTTAGAAAACCCTTTACACCCTATGGTATATTTGGAAAGCTAGGAACGACTATCACTTTAACAGGAAGGAATGGACGCCACAACAAGTGCATCAAGCAGCCCAAGCCTACATGACCCACTATGAACACAACCCTCCCCAATCATCAGTCGGGTTTGCACACCCATCAGGTATGCAACCTTTTGTTTTGCAGGACACTAATACCAACCAAGGAGCAAATCCATATTACTGCCCCAACCCTGCTTCCCTTCAAGACTTAAGATGCTATGTTGATGTTGCAGTAGTGCCTGACAGCTATAACATTAACACTAACATTGCAGGTCTAGGCATTTTTATTCTTAATTTTCAGGTCCAACCAACTCAAGCTATCTACATAAAGGCTCAACTGAACAATTGCCACTCTGTTCTCATGGATGAAGCGGCTGCTCTTGCTCTAGGAGCGACAATTGTTAAAGCACTACAACTACATTCTTGCAACTTTCTTTCAGATTCCCAACAACTGGTGCATTTCCTTCACCAAAACCATCAGGATCACCCCCACAGTGGAGGATCAAACCATATACATAGTCAAATTTCAACATTGCAGGTACCTTGCAAGCACAACTCTTCAAGATTAGTAGACAAGCAAATATAACTGCAGATACTTCGGCAAAACAAGCCCA encodes:
- the LOC8057939 gene encoding PTI1-like tyrosine-protein kinase 1 yields the protein MKWLCCNCHVDDEEDGHDMEQAKTQSNKIDPKQKSSKPPVSQPEPEFSPPTIDVPELSLDDLKQKTDDFGSSALIGEGSYGRVYHATLDDGRQAAVKKLDASENEPNDEFLKQVSLASKLKHENLVEMLGYCVDGNYRILAYEFATMGSLHDVLHGRKGVQGAQPGPVLDWMQRVKIAIEAAKGIEYLHEKVQPSIIHRDIRSSNVLLFEDFKAKIADFNLLNQAPDMAARLHSTRVLGTFGYHAPEYAMTGQLTQKSDVYSFGVVLLELLTGRKPVDHTMPRGQQSLVTWATPRLSEDKVKQCVDPRLKGEYPPKGVAKLAAVAALCVQYEAEFRPNMSIVVKALSPLLQQRPAPATAEPAPQPVS